Within the Gemmatimonadaceae bacterium genome, the region CCAGGGGCAGTGCGTGACGCGCGGCACGCATGCCCGCGTGATCGTGCAGGACACCGGCGCCGGTATGGACGCCGATACGCTCGCACGGGCGTGCGAGCCGTTCTTCACGACCAAGGCCGAGGGCCAGGGGACGGGCATCGGACTCGCCACCGTGCAGGAGATCGTGCAGGCCAACGGTGGCTGCCTCTGGCTCGACAGTGCGGTGGGGGTCGGCACGACGGTCACGATCGCCTTCCCGCTCGCCAGCGGTGCAGCAACGGAGCCGGTGTCGGTCGCCGATGAGGTGCCCGCCACCGGCGCGGGGACCGTGCTACTTGTCGAGGACGAAGAGGGCGTGCGGCAGATTGCCCAGCGTATTCTGCGCGATGCGGGCTACGACGTCCTCGTGGCTACCAACGGACAGGACGGGCTCCGCTGCTGGCGCGAGTGCGCGTCCGCCGGGCAAGGCATCGATCTCGTGATCAGCGACGTGGTGATGCCGACGCTTGGCGGCCGCCGGATGCTGGAGCTCCTGCGTGCCGAAGCGCCGGCGTTGCCGGCCATCTTCATGAGCGGCTATGTCGAAGGCGGGCTCACCGACAAGGACCTGACGGGTCCCACGCGGTTCCTCGGCAAGCCCTTCACGCGCCGAGAACTGCTGCGCGAAGTGCGCGCGTTGCTGCAGCGCGCGGCCGACTGAGCCGCGCGCGTCAGCCGTCGTTGCGCAGCGTTTGCGCCGCCGTCTGCGCGGCGTGCGCGTCGATCACCGCCTGCGCCGCCTCCGCCGGATCATCCGTCATCAGTAGCAGATCGAGATCGCCCGGCGAGATCTTCCCTTCGGCCAGCAGCCGCGAGCTGATCCACCGCACGAGACCGGCCCAGTAGTGGCGCCCGAAGAGAATGACGGGGAACTGATAGATCTTCCCGGTCTGAATGAGCGTCAGCGCTTCGAACAGCTCGTCGAGCGTCCCGAACCCGCCCGGGAAGATGATGAACGCGTTCGAGTACTTGATGAACATCGTTTTCCGCACGAAGAAGTAGCGGAAATTCACCAGCGTATCGACGTACGGGTTGGCCCCCTGTTCGAAGGGGAGTTCGATGTTGCACCCGACCGAATGCCCCCCGCCTTCCTTGGCGCCGCGGTTGGCGGCTTCCATGATGCCGGGGCCCGCGCCGGTGATGATCGAGAAACCGTGCTGCCCGAGCAAGCGGGCCACCTCGCGCGCGGCCTGATACTGGGGGTCATCCGGCCCCGTGCGCGCCGACCCGAAGATCGTGACCCCTTTCTGGATATCGGCCAGCGCGTCGAACCCTTCCACAAACTCCGACGTGATGCGCATGACGCGCCACGGGTCGCTACGGGTGAAGGCCGACGCTTCGCCGCGCGGCATCTGCAGCAACTTTTCGTCTTCCGTGAGCATTGGCACGTCACGGATGGCCTGATCCACCTTCCGGGGATCCATCCGGCGGCGCACCACACGGGCGCCACTCGAGATCATCCCCTTGTCGCTGGCGGGCTCACGCCCCGCCTTGCGATGGCCTTCCTGAGTACGTTCAATGAGGCCTTCGAGCGACTGGTGCTCCGCTTCGGCCCGGGTAACGGGCGAGGCCTGCTTGCCGGTAGCGGTACGGGGAGCGCGACGGGACTTCGCCATGAGGAACACGGTGGGAGACAGGACAGCGACGACGACGCGTGGCACACGGCGGAGAGCGGCTCATGTCAGGACGCGCGCCCGTGTCGCCTGAGTCCCCGCATGATATCACCGAGGCGCAGTCACTGCACCGTCGGCTCCTGCTGATCGTGGCCGACGGGGTACGCCCCGACGTGATGCAGGAAGAGATGGACGCCGGCAACACGCCCACCCTGCAGCGCCTGCGGGAGCGCGGTGGGCTGCACGCGGTGTCGTCCTCGTTTCCGTCAGTCACCGGCCCGGCCTACGTCCCGTTCCTCATGGGGCGGCACCCGGCCAACGTCGGGCTCCCCGGACTCCGCTGGTACGACCGCGCGCGCTCGCTCCGCTGGTCGCCGTACCAGGCGCGCAGCTACGCGGGTATCGACATCTGGCACATCGACGGGGACGTCACGGCCACCGCCCCGACCCTGCTCGAGCTGGCCACGCCCTCGCTGGCCGGGATGAGCATGATCGGCCGCGGCGCGACGCACGGCCGCATTGGTCGCTCCGTCTACTGGATGTGCCGCGCCTCGCCCGCCCACTTCCGCGGCGATCTGCACGGGTGGCAGCGCGTGGAGCGCGAAGCGAGTGCCAGCTTCCTCAAGCGGTTCGCCCGCGTGCGTCCACGCTTTTCGGTGCTGGCGATTACCAGCCCCGACAAGTTCGCGCACAAGTTCGGCTGTCGCTCGGCGGCGGTGCGTAGTGCGATCGGCGATGTCGACGCCGCGGCCGCGCAGGCGTTCGCCCTCGCCGAGCGGGACGGCTGGGGCGACGCATTGCATGTGTGGGTGGTCGGGGATCACGGCCATGCGCCGGTCTCGCAGCACGACGACCTGCACGGCTGGCTCGAGCGGGAAGGATTGCGCGTGCTGGCGCATCCGCAGCTTGGGACGCGACGCCCCGACGTGGCGCTCATGGTGGGCGGCAATGCCATGGCGCACCTGTATCTCGCGCCCGCCGAGCGCACGCGGCGCTGGTGGGGGGAACTGGCCCCGCGCTGGTCCGGGCTCGCCGACCGGCTGCTGCAGCGCGCGTCGGTGGATCTGCTGATGGTCGCCCACAGTGCCCATGATGTCGAGGTGCGCCATGCCACGCGGGGCTCGGCGCATGTCCATCTGCATGAAGACGGACACGGCGACCGCGCCACGACGCGCTGGACGTATGAGCCCACCAGTGGCGATCCGCTCTGCCTCGGCGGGCGGCACGACCGGCTCGACCTCCAGGCCGCATGGGAGGTGACGCAAGCCTCACCGTATCCCGACGCCGTGGTGCAATTGAGCTGGCTGGCGATTTCGTCGCGCGCCGGGGATTGCATCGTGTCGGCGGCGCCGGACTGGGACCTCCGGGCGCGTTTTGAACCGGTGGAACACGTATCGACCCACGGCGCGCTCCTGCGGGATCAGATGCTCGTGCCGCTCCTCATCGATACACCACCGGCACAACTGCCACAACGAACGACGGATGTCGTGCCCAGCGCACTGCAGCTTCTTGGCGTGGCGGCCGATACTCCCTATGACGGCCGTTCGTTCCTGACGTAGGCCGCGTCGCGCCTGGCGCGCGATGCGCGGACGAGTGGTGTCGGCGGCATTCGGACCGACGATGGCCCGGGGTTGCGTTCCCGTGGTTTCGGCTGGTGTGGTGCATGTCGATTCTCTTCCGCAACAACGTCCGCGTGTCCGGCAGCGGCGAGCCCGTGCTCGTCTTCGGACACGGCTTCGGATGTGATCAGGCGATGTGGCGCTTCGTGGCGCCCGCCTTTGAGCCCACGCACCGCGTGGTGCGCTTCGATTTCGTCGGCGCCGGTGGCTCCGATGTGCGCGCGTACGACCCGGCGCGGTACGGCACGCTCCAGGGCTATGCGACCGATCTGCTCGAGGTACTCGAGGCGGTCGGCGCGCGGAGCGCGGTGTTCGTCGGCCACTCGGTGGCGGCCACGATCGGCATGCTCGCCGCGGCGCGGCGCCCGTCGCGCTTTGCGCGGCTGGTGCACGTAGGGCCGTCGCCCTGCTATCTGAATGATCCGCCCACGTACGCCGGCGGCATGTCGCGCGCGGACATCGTGGGGCTCCTCGACATGATGGAGCAGAACTATCGCGGCTGGGCGCAGGCGCTGGCGCCTCTGGTCGTGGGCAATCTGGATCGGCCGGAGCACGCGGCGGAGCTGGAAGCGCGCTTCTGTGCCACCGATCCCGTCATCGCGCGACGCTTCGCCGAGGTGACCTTCCTCTCCGATCATCGCGATGACGTCCCACTCGTGCCCGTGCCGTCGCTCATCCTGCAATGCGCCGACGACGCCATCGCCCCCGAAGCCGTGGGGCATTGGCTCGCACGGCATCTGCCGCAGAGCACCTATCATGCGATGGCGGCCACGGGGCACTGCCCGCAGCTCACCGAACCGGCGGAGACGATCGCGGCCATCCGCGCCTACCTCGACAGCCCGGCCGGTGCGCCGCTGCTCGATCTCGCCGCGGCAGGATAGCCCCATGCCGCTCAGCCTCTTTCGCGATCGGCGCCTGGCGGAATCCACGACCGTTGGCGCGCCATCCGCCGAGACGCCGGCGACGACCGATCTGGCGTGGCAGCAGGCGCCCTGCGGCTTGCTCTCCTGCGCCCTTAACGGCCAGATCCTCGCGATCAACGCCACCTTGCAGCAGTGGGTGGGGCGCGAGGAGGGACCGCCACCAGCGGCGCTCCCCGACCTGCTCACGGCGCCCAGCCAGTTGCTCTTCGAAACGCAGCTACGCCCGGTGCTCGCGCTGGGGCGCAGCATCGACGGCGCATTTCTCACGTTGCGCCATGTGGATGGCACGACCATTCCGGTCGTCATGAACGCGATCCAGCGTGCGGGGCGCGCGCCCATTGAGATGGCGCTGCTCAACGTGCGCGAACGCGAACAGTACGAGCGGCAGTTGCGCACGGCGCAGGAGGAGGCCGAAGCGGCCCTGACCGCCGTCGTCGCGTCGGCACATGCGCAGAAGATGCAGGCCGTCGGGCAGATGGCGGCCGGCGTTGCGCACGAGTTCAACAATCTGCTCGCCATCATCCGCGGCAACGTCGTGTTCGCCCAGCAGGACGCGGACGAACTGGCCGGGGGCGCGCGCATCAGCGCCGACCTCACGAACGTGCTTACCGCCACCGACCGTGCCGTCGCGCTCGTGGCGCAGTTGCTCGCCTTCACCGGCCGCAAGATCGTGGCGCGCGAAGCGCTCGATCTCAACGAGGTGATTGCGCAGGCCGACGCCATGCTCCGCCCCGCGCTCGGGCGCGATATCACCTGGCAGCAACGCCTCTGCCCCACGATCCCGCGCGTGTTCGCGGGGCGTGACCAGCTGCAGCACATCCTCGCCGAACTGGTGCTCAACGCCCGCGACGCCATCCGCGAGAGCGGGGGACCGGGGCTGATCTCCATTTCCACGAGCAGCATCCGCATCGCCCCCGACGCCCGCCCCGGCGTGCGCCTCGTGATCAGCGACACGGGCTGCGGTATGCCCGCGGACGTGCTCGCGCGGGCCATTGATCCGTTCTTCACGACCAAGGGCCCCGGTCGCGGCTCTGGCCTGGGGCTCTCGATGGTCTACGGCGCCATCAACGCGCTCGGCGGCAACACCCGACTCGCCAGTACGCCGGGAGCGGGGACGCAGGTGAGTGTGGAGTTGCCGGGGGCGGAGGGGTGAGCGGGGAACGGCGTATACGAGTTGCGCACACGTGGCGCGCATACGTGGCGCGCATACGTGGGGCGCAGACGTAGAGCGCAGACGTGTCGCGGTGCCCGCGGTACGTATGCGCAGCATGTATGCGCAACACGTGTGCGCCCCACATATACGCTACTCCGTTCTATTCCGGCTGCGCTCCGCCGAGAACCCGTCCGGATATCGCTTGCGCAGTTTGTCGATGTTGCGCTGGGCGATGTCGTCCATGGAGAGACCGAGGTTCGTGGCAAAGGCGGCGATGTACCAGAGGCAGTCGCCGAGTTCCTTCACGAGCGCATCCTGATCGAGCGGCGTGGCGTGAAAGAGGTGCTTCTTGATGATCTCGGCGGTCTCGCCGGCCTCGCCGGTGAGGCCGAGGGCGGCATTGGCCAGCTGCTGTTCGTGGGTACGGTCGCGGCCGAGCGTGCGGGCGGCCAGCTCCTGGTATTCGGCGAAGTCCATGGCGCCAATTTACACGCAACTAGTCCGCGAGGGTGGCCGCCAGCACATCGGCGCTCTCCTGCGCGACCTCCAGGATACGCGTCAGATCAGCCTCCGAGAGACCGAGTGCCGCCAACGCGGCCGGGTCCGGCGCGGCCGTCTCGGCGGTCGTCAAGAATCCCAGCCCGGCACGCGCGGCCAGCACGTCGGCGACGTGCACGATGAGGGGAAGCACGAGTCCTTCCGCGACCGCCGGACCGACATCGTGGTGATAGCGACACACGTGAACAAATCGCTCCGGGAGGTTCCACGCCTCGCACAACAGGGCACCGGTCTCATCGTGCGACATCCCCAACGCGTCCCGCTCAGCGTCGCGGAAGGTGGTCACCGCCCCTTCCGTCATCCGTTGAATCACGTGCGCAAACTCCGCTGGCCAGAGCTGCGCCTCGGCAATGATACCGAGATCGTGCAACAGCCCAGCCAACAACGCCTCCTCCGGCGCTACGCGACGCGTGGCCACAGCCAGTTCCCGGGAGAGCGCGGCCACGCCCAGGGCATGGGACCAGAGTTCGACCGCGTCGAAGCCCAGCACCGAACGATTCCCGCGGAAGAGCCGGTGAAGGCCGGACGCGATGGCGATGTTGCGAACGGCGGCAAGGCCCAGCAGGCGGGTCGCTTCGCGCGTCGACGCAATCTCGCGCTGCCGACGATAGAACGCCGAGTTCACGACCTTGAGTACGCGCGCGCTGAGCGTCGGGTCCAGCTCGATGGCCTCATTCAAACGGTCCTCCGTGACCGCCGGATCATCGGCGATGGACAGCAGTCGCATGGCCGCGGTGGGGATGGTCCCCAGCCCTTTCAGTCGGGAAATCGCGGAACGTACGAGGAGGGTCGTCACAGAGGCCTCGACATCGGAGGAGCCGATTGCCGCATCCATTCAACCAGCGCCGAGGGCGCGATGGGCCGACAGATCAGATACCCTTGGCCATAGGTACAGCCCAGTGCTTGCAGGAGCGCGAGTTGCTCCGCGCTTTCAATGCCTTCGGCCACCACTTCCAGACCAAGGTTTTCGCCAAGAGTCGTGACCGCCTGCAGCAAGGCGGCATACCCGCGGCCGCGACTGACATTCTCGGTGAGGGCGCGGTCGAGCTTGAGCACGTCAAATGGAAACTCCTGAAGACAGGAGAGCGACGAGTAGCCGGTGCCGAAATCGTCCATGGCGAGGCGAATGCCGGCCGCCTTGAGTCGCTCGAGGTACACGCTCGCGAGGAGCCGTTGCGGCATGAGCTGTGACTCGGTGACCTCGAGCTGCAAGGCCCCCGGTTCAAGGCCGTGGGCCTCGAGGATGCGGAGGACCCGATCGACCAGCCCCTCATCCGTCAGTTCGATGCGGGAAAGATTCACACTGACGTACTGCGCGGTGAAGCCCGGGATCGACCGTCGCCATTCGGCGAACTGTCGACAGGCCTCGCGCAGCACCTGCTCAGAAAGCGGCACGATCAGCCGCGTCTCTTCAGCGATAGGGATGAAGGTCCCGGGCGCAATATCGCCCAGGACGGGATGCCGCCAGCGCGCGAGGGCTTCCATGCTCATCATTTCGCCCGTCTCCAGTGACACGATCGGCTGGAAGACGAGGCGGATCTGTTCGGTACCAACCGCCTCCCGCAGCGCGTTCTCGAGATTGACACGCGCGTGCACCGCTTCGCGCATCGCGGCGGTGAACATCACGACGCAATTACGCCCGCGCGCCTTGGCCTCGTACATCGCGATATCCGCGTCGCGCAGCAGCGCCTCGGTCGAGGCGTACGCCGGAGTGACGTGGACCACGCCGACGCTCGCGCTCGACTGCACACGGTGTCCCCCCAGGTCGTACGGCTGCTCCAGCGCACCGCGCAGGCGCTCCGCCACCAGCAGCGCCCCCGCGTCGTCTACGTCGTGCAGGAGGACGACAAACTCATCACCGCCGAGTCGGGCCACTGTGGAGCCGTCCACGTCGCGCGCAATCGTATCGTCCGCCCGCAGGTTGCTCCGCAATCGTTGCGCGATGGTACGCAGGAACTCGTCACCGACATCATGCCCAAGGCTGTCGTTGATGAGCTTGAAGCGATCAAAATCGAGAAACATCAGCGCAAACGGACGCGCCCGCCCCTCCCGCAGCGCGTCGAGCTGTGCGGAGACCCGCGCCTGCAGCAGGGCGCGATTGGGCAGCCCCGTCAACGTATCGAGGTGCGCGGCGCGTCCAAGCTCCGCCAGGAGCCGCTGTCGCTCGAGCACCGAACGCACGCGCCCGCGCAATTCCGCACCGTGAAACGGCTTGTGTAGGTAGTCCGACGCGCCCCCGTTGAAGCACGCCGTCAGCAGATCACGATTATCGGTGCCGGTCACCATCACCACGGGGATGGCACTCAGTCGGTTGTCGGCCCGAATCTGCGCAAGGATCTCCAAGCCGCTGCAGTCGGGGAGATCGTGGTCGAGGAGAATCAGGTCGGGCAACCGTTCGCGCGCGACGAGCAGTCCCCCCTCGCCATCGAACGCCCCCGCCGTCTCCACGCCGATGGCCCGCAGCATGCCCATGACCAGCGGATGCAGATCCGCATCGTCATCGATCAGGAGCACCCGCTGCGCCACCGGCTGCGACGCGTGATGATTTGCCTGACGTCGATCGAGGATCATCATGACACTCCCTGCCCGGCGCTCCGGCCGGCCTGCGCGGCGAGCGTACTCAGTCGCTCCAGCAGTGGAGCGGCGTTCTCCTCGGATTCCCAGACCAGCTCCAAGGCACCGGCGGTCTCACTGATCGTCGGGAATCCGTAACTACCGGCAGCGCCCTTGAGTTGGTGCAGCAGACGGCGTCCACCGCTCGAATCTGATTGCTGGCGCTGCAGGGCAATCGCCTCGATCCGATCGGGCAGGACTTGGGCGAACGCCTCAGCGAGCGGTCCGAGATCCGGATCGTCGGCGAGATCGCTGATGAGGTGGTCCGGCTCGTCGGTCGCCGCGCGGTGCATGGCCGTCGTCGATGCCACCAGCGCCGGAACCGAGCGGGGCGTACGACGCGTCCACCGCGCGATCGTGGCAATGAGGGCCGCCCGATCGATCGGCTTGACGGCATAATCACTGCACCCCGCCTCCAGACATTGGCGCCGATCGTCGGCCATGGCGTGGGCCGTGAGCGCGATGATGGGAAGACGGCTGCCACGCGCCCGCAATGCGGCGGCCAACGTATACCCGTCCATCTCGGGCATCTGCATGTCCGAGAGGAGCACGTCGTACGGCGCCGCCGCCGCGGCCGCCCAGTCCAGGGCCTCCAGCGCGAGGCGACCATTCCCAACCACGGTCACGTTCGCGCCGGCGGCTTCGAGCAGCACGCGCAGCAGCCGCTGATTGTCTTCACCGTCCTCGGCGAGGAGCAGGCGAACTCCCGCCAAGGCGTTCGGACGTGGCGTATCGACGCGCGCCGGCTCGATCGCCTCGAGGCGCTCGATCAACCGCGCATCGTCGACCGCGTGCAGCGGGAGTTCCACGGCAAAGCGCGATCCTTGCCCCGGCGTCGACCAGACGACCGAGACATCGCCGCCGAGGAGCAGCGCGAGGCGCCGCGAAATGGACAGGCCGAGGCCCGTACCGCCGAATCGACGGGTGACCGTCGCATCGGCCTGATGAAACGGTTGGAAGAGCTCGCGCACCTGCTCGGCTGTCATGCCGACCCCGGTGTCATCGATGGTGATGCGCAGGCGTGGCGATCCAGCGTCGACCAGCACGCCGACCTCGACCCGCACCCGACCGCGCTCTGTGAACTTGATGGCATTGCCCACCAGATTCATCAGGATCTGCCGCATCCGTGTCGGATCCGTCAGAACTCGCTCAGGAATCGGGGTGAGCAGACGCGTCTCGAGCGACACCCCCTTCGCGGCCGCCCGGGCTCGCGCGATGCTCTCGACATCGAGGAGCACCGACGGCAGCACGGTCTCGACCTGTTCGGCCACCACCTTGCCCGCCTCGATCTTGGACAGGTCCAGAATGTCATTGATGACCGACAGGAGATGGGTACTGGCCCGGTGAATCGTAGAGAGGGCGTGTTGTTGCTCGAGGCTGGGCACGTGGGCCGCCTCGTCGCGCAGCCAGTCCGCGTATCCGATGATGGCCGTCAGCGGTGTACGGATTTCGTGACTCATGTTGGCGAGGAACTCGCTCTTGCTGCGATTGGCGGCCTCGGCGCGCCTCTGCGCGTCGGTCAGCGCCGCTTCGCGCTCCACGCTCTCGGTGACGTCCACCAGAATACCGTACACGCCGACGATCGCCCCGGTGTCATCGATGCGTGCGCGCCCGTCCGCGCGAATCCAGCGCACGGCCGGGTTGTGATCGGCCGTTCGCAAGATCAGCGAGAACGGAGTGCCGGAGCGCCGGGCCGTCTCGAGAGCGGCGAGCATCGGCGGTACGGACTCGGGCGCGTAGCGCTCGAGGGCATCTCGGAGCGACGGCGGACCGGCGAACACCGGGCGCCCGAAGAGCGCGTAGGTACCCGGCGACCACTCCACCACATCGCTATCGCGTGCGACCGACCAATTCCCCATGCGCGCGACCGTCTGCGCTTCCTCGAGGAGTTCGGTGGTGCGCGTGAGCGCCTCCCGTTCGCGACTCAGGGCATCTCGGGCCTCGATCGCGTCGGTGACGTCGGACTCGACGGCCAGAAAGCCCGTGAGCTCCCCGCGCTCGCGCAACGGCTCGATGCTCAGATCGAGCCAGTACGGCCGCCCGTCTCTCGAGCGGTTCAGAATCGTCGTGCGCACGGAGAGCCCAGCGTTCAATCGTTCTCGGAGGAGTGCAATGGTCGTCGGGTCGGTGTCCGGTCCCTGCAGCAGGCTGCCGGGCGTTTTTCCGTATGCCTCCTCGGGCGACCATCCCGTGAGTCGGGAGAAGGCCGCGTTGACCCAGACAATGCGCCGCCTGGCGTCCGTGATCACGACGGCCGTGCTGGTGCGCTGAGCCACCATCGCCAGCCGCTCGAACTCCAGACTGCGTGCCGAGACCGCCAGATGCTGACGCTTGAGGAGGCGCACGACCGGCTCCACCACCAACCCCGCCACGCCGATGAGCATGGCCAGCAGCAGCAGCCCAAAGGTCCATTGCGCGCGCTGCATCCGGCGGATGTTCACTGAGGCCAGGTCCGCCAGCCGTGAGACGAACTGTTCCTGTGCCACGAGCATGGCATCGGCCCGCTCGTCCACCCGCTCGGCGGTCGTCGCCCCGGACAGGAACGCTACGCTGGCCGCCAGTAGGGCGTCGCGTTCGGCACTCGACTCCCGCCGCGCCGCCTCGGCAATGCGGGCTTCGGCGTCCTCGAAGGAGAGCATCCGTGCGACGAGCCGATCGAGCGAGTCGGACTCGCTCCGCATGTGCTGCGCCACGCTCGAGAACTCGGTAGAGTCGATTCGTGACCGTCGGACCAGCGGCGCCAATCGAATCAGCTGCTGACTGTAGGTCCTTTGACGCCCCGCCATGTTCAGGGCGTTGCCAATGTCATAGATGCCAAGCGTCGCGTGACGCTCTACGGCCGTCATGAGCCCCGTGATGACCGCCATGACCGCCAGGGCCCCAAGGATCGCCCAGCGGACCTTTCGGTGCGGACTTCCAGAGGCGCGACCGGTGGTGCGCGCCTCCACCTCCCGCACTTTGCCGTCGACATGACGCCGGTATAACGTGAACGAGAACAGCGGTCCGACGATCAGGGCGACGCCAACGGCGTCGAGCCAGCCGCGCACGGCCGAGGGGAGGCCTGGGGCGCTGGAGACGGCTTCGTAGAGCGCCAGCGTGGCGAGCAGGAGGGCCACGGTGATGCCCACCGAATCGCGCCACCAGGCCCAGAGGCGACGGCGCGCCTGCTGTTCAGGGAAATGGGACACGGAGGGGCGATCGGGCTCTGACACGGACGCGGTCCGAAAGGCGAAATGGCACCCGCGTCGGCAGCCGGCTGAGAGTATCGCCTCGCCGCCGGGCAACCTTGAGCCGATCCGGCGGCAAAAGCGATGTAGATTTTGTCATGCCTTGGCTCTCCCTTTCGCTCACGCTCGCCGGTCGCGCGCTGGTCAATCCGTTTCTCGCGGTAGACCTGTTGCGCGTGGCGTGGCGCTTTCGGCACCGGCACTGGTACCGGCGGTTTCCGTTTCTGCCGCTGCCGGCCGTGAGCTACCTGCGGTGGCGCATGTACACGGCGTACGGGAGTGAAGATGCGGTGCCGCCCGCCGACGATCTGATCAACTTCGCGCGCTGGGTGGGGCGGCAGCCCTAGGTCGGCCGCCCGCGTTCCGGTGGAGCACTCACTCACGCGCCGGCTGGTGGCGCACGCGTACGGCCTGGGATTCGATGCTGTGGGCGTCGCGGCCTTGGGCGTGCCCGAGTCGCTCGCGCCGTTCACCGCGTGGCTCGACGCGGGCCTCCACGGCACCATGCACTATCTCGCCGGAGACGGGGCGGCGCTCCGCGCGGATGCGCGCCGGCCGCACCCCGGGGCCACCCACGCCGTGGTCGTGGCGGCCTCGTACGGCGGGCGCGCGCCGGCCGGTCCGGTGGCGCGCTATGCGCGTGGCGACGACTACCACACCGTGCTTCGCGAACGCGTGCGCGACCTGCATCGGTGGCTGGAAGCCGAAGTGGGGCATCCCATCAATGCCCGGCCGTACGTGGATAGCGGCCCCATTCTGGAGCGCGATCTCGCCCAGCGCGCGGGGCTCGGCTGGTTCGGCAAGAACACGATGCTCATCACGCCGCGGGCCGGCTCCCATCTCTTTCTCGCCTCGCTGCTGCTCGAGTTCGCGCTCGAGGTCAGTGCCCCCTTCGACGCCGATCGCTGCGGCACCTGCACCCGCTGCCTCGACGCCTGCCCCACCGGCGCCCTCCCGGCGCCGCGCGTGCTCGATGCAAACCGGTGCATCAGCTATCTC harbors:
- a CDS encoding TIGR00730 family Rossman fold protein produces the protein MDPRKVDQAIRDVPMLTEDEKLLQMPRGEASAFTRSDPWRVMRITSEFVEGFDALADIQKGVTIFGSARTGPDDPQYQAAREVARLLGQHGFSIITGAGPGIMEAANRGAKEGGGHSVGCNIELPFEQGANPYVDTLVNFRYFFVRKTMFIKYSNAFIIFPGGFGTLDELFEALTLIQTGKIYQFPVILFGRHYWAGLVRWISSRLLAEGKISPGDLDLLLMTDDPAEAAQAVIDAHAAQTAAQTLRNDG
- a CDS encoding alkaline phosphatase family protein; this translates as MSPESPHDITEAQSLHRRLLLIVADGVRPDVMQEEMDAGNTPTLQRLRERGGLHAVSSSFPSVTGPAYVPFLMGRHPANVGLPGLRWYDRARSLRWSPYQARSYAGIDIWHIDGDVTATAPTLLELATPSLAGMSMIGRGATHGRIGRSVYWMCRASPAHFRGDLHGWQRVEREASASFLKRFARVRPRFSVLAITSPDKFAHKFGCRSAAVRSAIGDVDAAAAQAFALAERDGWGDALHVWVVGDHGHAPVSQHDDLHGWLEREGLRVLAHPQLGTRRPDVALMVGGNAMAHLYLAPAERTRRWWGELAPRWSGLADRLLQRASVDLLMVAHSAHDVEVRHATRGSAHVHLHEDGHGDRATTRWTYEPTSGDPLCLGGRHDRLDLQAAWEVTQASPYPDAVVQLSWLAISSRAGDCIVSAAPDWDLRARFEPVEHVSTHGALLRDQMLVPLLIDTPPAQLPQRTTDVVPSALQLLGVAADTPYDGRSFLT
- a CDS encoding alpha/beta hydrolase — protein: MSILFRNNVRVSGSGEPVLVFGHGFGCDQAMWRFVAPAFEPTHRVVRFDFVGAGGSDVRAYDPARYGTLQGYATDLLEVLEAVGARSAVFVGHSVAATIGMLAAARRPSRFARLVHVGPSPCYLNDPPTYAGGMSRADIVGLLDMMEQNYRGWAQALAPLVVGNLDRPEHAAELEARFCATDPVIARRFAEVTFLSDHRDDVPLVPVPSLILQCADDAIAPEAVGHWLARHLPQSTYHAMAATGHCPQLTEPAETIAAIRAYLDSPAGAPLLDLAAAG
- a CDS encoding nucleoside triphosphate pyrophosphohydrolase family protein; the encoded protein is MDFAEYQELAARTLGRDRTHEQQLANAALGLTGEAGETAEIIKKHLFHATPLDQDALVKELGDCLWYIAAFATNLGLSMDDIAQRNIDKLRKRYPDGFSAERSRNRTE
- a CDS encoding HDOD domain-containing protein, whose protein sequence is MTTLLVRSAISRLKGLGTIPTAAMRLLSIADDPAVTEDRLNEAIELDPTLSARVLKVVNSAFYRRQREIASTREATRLLGLAAVRNIAIASGLHRLFRGNRSVLGFDAVELWSHALGVAALSRELAVATRRVAPEEALLAGLLHDLGIIAEAQLWPAEFAHVIQRMTEGAVTTFRDAERDALGMSHDETGALLCEAWNLPERFVHVCRYHHDVGPAVAEGLVLPLIVHVADVLAARAGLGFLTTAETAAPDPAALAALGLSEADLTRILEVAQESADVLAATLAD
- a CDS encoding EAL domain-containing protein; translated protein: MMILDRRQANHHASQPVAQRVLLIDDDADLHPLVMGMLRAIGVETAGAFDGEGGLLVARERLPDLILLDHDLPDCSGLEILAQIRADNRLSAIPVVMVTGTDNRDLLTACFNGGASDYLHKPFHGAELRGRVRSVLERQRLLAELGRAAHLDTLTGLPNRALLQARVSAQLDALREGRARPFALMFLDFDRFKLINDSLGHDVGDEFLRTIAQRLRSNLRADDTIARDVDGSTVARLGGDEFVVLLHDVDDAGALLVAERLRGALEQPYDLGGHRVQSSASVGVVHVTPAYASTEALLRDADIAMYEAKARGRNCVVMFTAAMREAVHARVNLENALREAVGTEQIRLVFQPIVSLETGEMMSMEALARWRHPVLGDIAPGTFIPIAEETRLIVPLSEQVLREACRQFAEWRRSIPGFTAQYVSVNLSRIELTDEGLVDRVLRILEAHGLEPGALQLEVTESQLMPQRLLASVYLERLKAAGIRLAMDDFGTGYSSLSCLQEFPFDVLKLDRALTENVSRGRGYAALLQAVTTLGENLGLEVVAEGIESAEQLALLQALGCTYGQGYLICRPIAPSALVEWMRQSAPPMSRPL